Part of the Lucilia cuprina isolate Lc7/37 chromosome 5, ASM2204524v1, whole genome shotgun sequence genome is shown below.
agattatattgttttaaagtaGTTCTTAATATGGAACATTTGAGAAAAGATAAGAAACACTTTCGCCATTGTGAGTTCTTCGCACAGCCTCGGCAAACATCATAGAGACATCAATGCACTGaaaagtagaagaaaaaaatatttgttattaaatttgttaatagaATAGTTGGATTCTTTTTCAACTCACCTGAATTTTGGGACAGTCTCTCATGTGACCATCTTGAGGTATGGTATTTGTTACAACCACAGCCTCAAAACAAGCATTATTGATGCGTGAAATTGCTGGTCCCGAAAAGATGCCATGTGTTAAAATGGCATAGACCTtgaacaagcaaaaaaaaaaacgaaaaattaataatataatttgtttaataaaaacaacaatgtgTAAATATTTACCTTAGTAGCACCTGCTTCAACTAAACGATCGGCAGCATGCACAATTGTACCACAAGTATCAGCCATATCATCGACCAATATAGCAATTTTATCCTTAACATCACCGACAAGCACCATAGAAGCCACTTCATTGGCCTTCTTACGTTCCTTGTGAATTAAAGCAAATTCAACATTGAGACGATCGGCAATGGACGTAacactaaaagaaaacaaaaggatttatttttcttatttcgtaatttttttaagaacttgAGAATCTAtcttatctatttatttatctatctatctatctatctatctatctatctatctatctatctatctatctatctatctatctatctatctatctatctatctatctatctatctatctatctatctatctatctagctatctagctatctagctatctatctatctatctatctatctatctatctatcattttTTCAATTAAGTTCTACAGttcattatttttaacttaCCGCTTAGCACCACCGGCATCTGGTGAGACAATAATAGAATTTTTCCATTCTGGAATGTTTTCTTTAATCCACTTCAAAACGGCTGGTTCAGCATACAGATTGTCCACGGGAATATCAAAGAAACCCTgtaataaaacgaaaataaaattcaatttttaaacaatcaaaTATGTATTCTTTGGGTAAAAAAGCTTCAAAATAATGAAACTCCATAATCAAATGAACAATTTTTTGAACTGATTTGAAACCCCTATTGAGACTTTTTGAAGCGATTATTATCAACAAAAAATCCtagcaatattttaattaaacttctaaaagtacgaaacaaaataaaaattatttaatttgtcaataaaaaatatattttttatcaaaaaaaaaaacttaaaatttccaaattaaacatcttaaaaataaagtaaaatgccCAAACGTTTAACAACCGAAGAACTCAATGAACTAAAAAGTTGGCTTCAAGAACTACAAGTGAcctataaaaacttaaatcgcGACTTTTCCGATGCTTTACCCGTAgcaaatttacttaaaacattCTATCCCAAACTCATAGATCTACACAACTATCCACCACGTAACAATACACAACTGAAATTAAACAATTGGGAGACTTTCAACTATAAAGTTTTAACCAAATTGGGTTTACAGCAGAGTAAAAACATGCTGGATAAATTATCCAAAGGTGTGGCAGGAGCTATAGAGGCTTTATTGTATGATCTAATGCTTATGATAAAAACGCAAAAGAGCAAAGGTGATAAACCAGATGAACAAGAACAATTGTGGACCGAAAACGATGACATTATGATGGTAACCGTTAATAAGAAAATCGGTGATGCTATTGTTCAAGTgcctcagaaaatgattttgttttcaatttacgAACAAGTTTTAAGGGAATCACAGGCCAAGGATGGTTTTGTTAATACAGCTCAGCAAAAGATAACACATTTGgagaatatattgaaattaaaagatGAAAGAATAGAGGAGTTGTGTAATCAATTGGCCAAAGTATCGGTGAGAAGTTTATTAACAAaacataatttagaaaattctagTTCCAATATGAGTTTGTTATTGGAACCAAGCTCTATgaagttcattaaaaaaataagtagttatgaTAATGAGATTGAAGATAACGTTATGCAAGCTATAGATCAACAGACTtgagatatatatatatatatatatatatatttctttttatataataatctttaaatatatagtttttaaactaaaaaaagttttttttttgtttattttttctgtttctttagGAATCCATAACAGCTTCCTCTTTATGTAGTTGCATACCGAAACGTGTTAAACTTATAAGTGCTACTTCAGGTGAATCAGAAGAATCATTTGGTAAAATACCCGAACCACCTAATTTAGTACCGATTGTTACTAAGGAGAACTAAAGAAGCTAATTGCAAGTGTAAaggcaaaattattaaaatattaaattttctattaattaaaaatttattgttaattttcatttaaatacaaaattaaaattatgttattaatattttagtgATAAAGAGTTTTTGCTATcgatatgtaaaaaattaaatcgatgtttgttttatatgtatttgtttgggGAATTGATTCGTGATAATAATCTCTTTAATGGGTATTAAGTttcaatgttttatttgttattctactacttttaaaaagtatttttacattaacattGAGAACATTGATCGATTTTGTAATTATACGTTGCAATTGATAGctaaaacccagcaaaaaaagtgaggaaaaagaagtagaattttcaccacaaataacatacttgaagtacttccaattttggtgaaaaacctatgaactttacattagcgtgtcattgggaGGATGTcgttcatttttgacaactatgaactacatccAATCTTATTCATAGGTGCAATAAAattccgatatttggatgtcaaaaataaaccgaattcgttcaatgacatgcttatgttcatttcattggtttttcgctaaagtttgatgtacttcgaatatgttttgtagtgacttttctacatctctttcctcacttttaactgggttttcatttgtaatgaaatatttggtttataaaagcgaaaaatatataatcgcatctttagatgtgattaagatgtcgttttttgctgggtactatTAAAAAGCGATTTCAAAaccaaacaagtaagaaagtccCTACAAGCAAGAAGATATGAAAACGATACGAATTCGTATtgcttagaagaaaaaaattattgcggCAACAATCATATTCGTATTGCGGAAGATACCTACTTCGGGAGAGATTGTGCGGCCAGGGGAATACTTCTAAGCAATACGAAAGCAATACTCCTAGAAGACAAAAAAGAGACATTGCTAGATAATCAGCATGGTGAAAATAAGAAGATATCTTCAGATAATCGTCTGGAAGATATATTGGAGTTATTCTCCTATTATCTTTTGATTACACATTTATTAGTGttagcaataaaatattacaatatggaaaatatattaatataaatatgccaAATTAACGTTTCCCcagcaaaattttgttttacccacaggaagattcttttaatattgatttcttttaagTACTCTGAAAACCAAAACATCATGACTATccattttttatgtgaaaataaagataaacttaCATTTTTCCAAGCTCAAATTACCATTGTATTGATGTCGTCTTGATTTATCGTGTATTAACTTATTgtaataagatttatttaaaaaatgtggattactttataaaaataagcttttaagttgtttttttattttgccaaatttcaaaatattttaacaattcgtcgacaaaaaagttaaagtGCATTacgtatataaatactttcccATCTCTGTGACAAagaaataaattcaaaacaacagatactaaacgttgttgttgtaacaggttggctgtaaccGGATGTTTTTCCCTGGGGAAAAAAACTTCCGATTGATACaactgttgctgagttgacaatctttgaccGATTGAGAATCTGGTCGTTCCGGAGCGTAGCTCTAATTGTCGTGGGAATGACTAAACGTTGTTGTTGTCAGTGTTTCTTATTTTCCAGCAAATACAACATACCCACAAACAAGCACAGTCTAAATGTTGtctaattgttgttgttgctgctgtatcaaccgaaag
Proteins encoded:
- the LOC111684556 gene encoding sperm flagellar protein 1; the protein is MPKRLTTEELNELKSWLQELQVTYKNLNRDFSDALPVANLLKTFYPKLIDLHNYPPRNNTQLKLNNWETFNYKVLTKLGLQQSKNMLDKLSKGVAGAIEALLYDLMLMIKTQKSKGDKPDEQEQLWTENDDIMMVTVNKKIGDAIVQVPQKMILFSIYEQVLRESQAKDGFVNTAQQKITHLENILKLKDERIEELCNQLAKVSESITASSLCSCIPKRVKLISATSGESEESFGKIPEPPNLVPIVTKEN
- the LOC111684555 gene encoding ribose-phosphate pyrophosphokinase 2 isoform X3, producing the protein MPGRMDTDENDCVMPVRSANPIRAKSLIRDNLEKQALINSLHSRMPNIKVFSGTSHPDLAQRIVDRLGIDLGKVVTKKFSNLETCVEIGESVRGEDVYIVQSGSGEINDNLMELLIMINACKIASASRVTAVIPCFPYARQDKKDKSRAPISAKLVANMLSVAGADHIITMDLHASQIQGFFDIPVDNLYAEPAVLKWIKENIPEWKNSIIVSPDAGGAKRVTSIADRLNVEFALIHKERKKANEVASMVLVGDVKDKIAILVDDMADTCGTIVHAADRLVEAGATKVYAILTHGIFSGPAISRINNACFEAVVVTNTIPQDGHMRDCPKIQCIDVSMMFAEAVRRTHNGESVSYLFSNVPY